One window from the genome of Alphaproteobacteria bacterium encodes:
- the cdd gene encoding cytidine deaminase, with product MVPKDMLAAAQAARDNAHAPYSNFSVGACLRTAEGRLFAGCNVENSAYPQGWCAEVSAIGAMVAAGESRIVEVLVVAGGDELCTPCGGCRQALSEFAGPETPVHVCGPEGPGSVSLRQTMTLGELMPYAFGPETLEGA from the coding sequence ATGGTACCGAAAGACATGCTGGCCGCGGCCCAAGCCGCCCGCGACAACGCCCATGCGCCCTACTCGAATTTCTCCGTGGGGGCCTGCCTGCGCACGGCCGAGGGCCGGCTTTTTGCCGGCTGCAATGTGGAAAATTCGGCCTATCCGCAGGGCTGGTGCGCCGAAGTCAGTGCTATCGGCGCTATGGTGGCGGCCGGCGAAAGCCGCATCGTCGAGGTGCTGGTGGTGGCCGGCGGCGACGAGCTTTGCACGCCTTGCGGCGGCTGCCGCCAGGCGCTTTCGGAATTCGCCGGGCCGGAGACGCCGGTTCACGTCTGCGGCCCCGAGGGCCCTGGCTCCGTGAGCCTGCGCCAGACCATGACGTTGGGCGAGCTGATGCCCTATGCCTTCGGTCCCGAAACCCTGGAGGGGGCATGA